The following nucleotide sequence is from Streptomyces bathyalis.
AGGCCGGCGACGGCGACCGCGCCCAGCAGCAGGAAGGCGGTGATCGCGAAGACCTTCAGCGCCGCGAACCAGAACTCGGTCTCACCGAAGTTCCGCACGGCCACGAGGTTCGAGAGGCAGAAGAGCGCCATGAAGAGGGCGACCCACATCCACGGCTCGGTGCCGGGCATCCACTGCGTGACGATGTCGGCCGCGGCGGTCGCCTCCGTCGCGATGGCGACGCACAGCAGCACCCAGTAGATCCAGCCCGCGGTGAATCCGGCCCACGGGCCGAGCGCCCGCTCCGCGTGGACGGAGAACGAGCCGGACGCCGGGTTCGCCGCCGACATCTCGCCCAGCATGCGCATCACCAGCATCACGAGCAGACCGGATGCGGCGTAGGCGAGGACGATGGACGGGCCCGCCGCGGCGATGCCTGCACCGGAGCCCACGAAGAGCCCGGCGCCGATCACTCCACCCAGAGCGATCATGGACAGATGGCGCTGCTTGAGGCCGTGGGACAGTGCGGACTGCCCCCGGTCAGTTCTGGAGCCCCCCGGGCTGGGAGGTGGCGTGTCGGACAGCTCGGTGCGGGTCATGAAAGGCCGTTCCTGAGAAGACTTCGGGTGGTCGATGTATCGGTAAACCAGTCTCGCAGCGGGGTCGTGACGTGCGGCAAGCGGCCCGCGATCGGTTCAGGCCACGCCGACGGCAGGGCCGTTCCCCGGGTGTTGCGGAGATCACGTGCCCAACTGCCGCCCCCACGGCGCGGCTTGATCGGGCGCCTCCGCGAGGATCCGTCAAGCGAGTCCCGTCCGGTTCTGTCCGATCCCTCACTTCGTCCTGTGGCGGGTTCGGCTAGCGTCGAACGGTTCGCACACCGAACGGTTCGCGGACACAGCTGCAAACCCGTACCGACACACAGGACCCGGAGCCGCCCGATGAGCGCCCTCACACCCGCCGCCGACCCCCGTCCCGGCGCCGTTCTCGCCGATGCGCTGACGCCGGACACGGCAACCCTGACGGGGCCGCGCGCGCACGTACGCGACGCGGTCCTGGTCCTCGGCGGCGCGGCCCTCACCGGCGTCGCCGCCCAACTCGCCGTGCCGGTACCGGGATCGCCGGTCCCCGTCACCGGGCAGACGTTCGCGGCGCTCCTCGTCGGCGCGGGGCTCGGCGCGCGCCGCGGCTTCCTCGCGATGGCGCTGTACACGCTGGCGGGCGCGGCGGGGATGCCCTGGTTCGCCGAGGCGTCGTCGGGCGCCGCCATGCCGTCCTTCGGCTACGTGCTCGGGATGCTGCTGGCAGCCACCGTCGTCGGCGCGCTGGCACGGCGCGGTGGTGACCGCGGTCCGCTGCGCACGGCCGGGACGATGGCAGTCGGCATGGCACTGACGTACGCGGTCGGCGTGCCCTACCTTGCGCTCGCCACCGGCATGTCCGCGTCCGAGGCGGTCGCGGCCGGTCTGGTGCCGTTCCTGGTCGGCGATCTCCTCAAGGCGGGGCTCGCGATGGTCGCGCTGCCCGGAGCGTGGAAGCTGGCGGGCCGCCGCGGCTGACGCCGTGACACCGCGCACCGGGCGGGACCCTGGGGCGTGCCCCGGGCCCCGCCCGGCACCGGCGACGGCCTCGTCGTCCGAGGTCACGCCCGGTGCAGAGCGCCGCCGCACCGCGTCATAGACTCGGCGCCATGCGCGTGTACCTCGGCTCCGATCATGCCGGCTACGAACTGAAGAACCGCCTCGTCGAGTGGCTGCGGTCCGCCGGGCACGAGCCCGTCGACTGCGGCCCCCACATCTACGACGCGGCCGACGACTACCCCCCGTTCTGCCTCCGGGCGGCCGAGCGCACCGCGCAGGACAGCGAGGCCATGGGCATCGTCGTCGGCGGCTCCGGCAACGGCGAGCAGATGGCCGCGAACAAGGTGAAGGGCGTGCGCTGCGCCCTGGCCTGGAGTGAGGAGACTGCGTCGCTGGCGCGCGAGCACAACAACGCCAACGTCGTCAGCCTCGGAGCGCGGATGCACACCACGGACGAGGCGCTGAAGTTCGTGGAGACGTTCCTCAACACCCCCTTCTCGCACGGCGACCGGCACGAGCGCCGCATCGACATGCTCTCGGCGTACGAGATCACGGGGCAGCTGCCGCCCGTGCCGCCGCACCACCCGGAGTCCTGACCGCATGCCCGAGGGGCACACGATCCACCGGCTCGCCCAGGACTGCCTGGAGAGCTTCGGGGGCCGCAAGGTGCGGGCCGCCAGTCCGCAGGGGAAGTTCTCCGACGGCGCGGCCCTCGTCGACGGGCAGGTCCTCACAGACGCCGAAGCCCACGGGAAGCATCTGTTCCTCGGCTTCGACGGCGCGGGCTGGGTGCACGTACACCTCGGCCTCTACGGCAAGTTCACCTTCGGCGCGGGTCCGGCCCCCGCGCCCGTGGGGCAGGTGCGGCTCAGGCTCGTCGGTGAGGGGGACGGCGGCGGCGAGGCGAGCGGCGTCCACGCGGATCTGCGCGGACCGACGCGCTGCGAGCTGATCACGGAGGACGAGAAGCAGGCCGTCGAGGAGCGTCTCGGCCCCGACCCGCTGCGCGCCGACGCCGATCCGGAGCGTGCCTGGGCGCGCGTCTCCCGCAGCCGCACAACGATCGCCGCGCTGCTGATGGACCAGAAGATCGTCGCGGGCGTCGGCAACGTCTACCGGGCCGAGGTGCTCTTCCGGCACGGGATCGACCCCTACCGTCCCGGGCGCGGGCTGAGCCGCACGGAGTGGGACGCGATCTGGGCCGACCTCGTCGAGTTGATGCACGAGGGTGTGCACAACAACCGCATCGACACCGTGCGCCCCCACCACACCCCGGAAGCCATGGGGCGCGCCCCGCGCGTCGACGACCACGGCGGCGAGGTGTACGTGTACCGGCGGGCCGGCATGGAATGCCATGTGTGCGGCGAACCGGTCCGTACGGCGGCCCTGGCGGCGCGGAACCTCTTCTGGTGCCCCGCCTGCCAGCCGGCCTGAGGCTCCGGACGTCCCAACCCCGCCCCGACGGACCGGAGTTCACCCCCCGCGTCAGAATCCATGGGAGAGCCACGGCGCCTGGTCCGTGGCGAAGGCGGTGGACGCCGCGTTGAGCGCGCCCGGCCGCAGCTCCCGCACGCGGCCGGCCGCGCCGAGCGTCCGCAGGGCGGTGCCGCCCAGATACGCCTCGCCCAACTCCCGTACGGACAGGGCGAGATCGGCGGCGTCTCCCGTACGTTCGCACGTGGCGCCCCCGGCATCGCCCGAGAGCCGCCAACGCCCCTCGTTCCACGGGCAGAAGGTGTCCTCGACGTCGAGGACCACATCGACCGGCACGGTGTAGGCACGGGCCGCCAACGCGGCCCCCACCTCCACCGGCCGCGCGAACAGCGAGTCCCGCCACCGCGGCCGGCACAGCCGCACCCGGTCGCCCACCATGTGCAGCCACGGGTCGTCGACGGGGCGGTCCCGCACGCTGATCCCCGCCATCAGATCGATCTCGAACAGATAGCGCCACACGGCGCCGTACGCCGCCGTGTCCAGCGCCTCCAGATCGCGCAGCAGGACGGTGCCGCGCGGAACGCCGTCCTCGTCCCAGCTGCCCTTGAGGGCATAGCGCGCGTACCCGCGCACCTCCCCGCTCTCGTCCTCGGCCAGTACGCAGGCCAGTTTCGTGGCGCCTCCCCGGCTCTCGGGATCGTCCAGCAGCGGGCGCCGCTCCCACCCGGGGGCGCGCTCCAGCATCCCCGCGCGCTCGGGGACCCGGCGCGCGTAGACGCTCTCGCACGCGTCGCTCACGGACGCCGCGTCGTCGGCGAGCCGCATCCGCAGACGGTCCGAGCCCGGCGGGGGCCGCAGGGTGACGCGGGTGGTGTCGATGTCGGCGTCGAGCCTGCGCGCGGCCATTCCGTAGCCGAACCGTCCGTAGATGTCCGGTTCGGAGGCGGTGAGCAGGGAGAGCGGTTCCGCCCCGGCCTCCCGTGTCTCGTCCAACTGGCGCCGCATCATGGAGCGGAGGATTCCGCGACGCCGGTGCGTCGGCGCCACATGCACCATGGACAGGCCGGCAGAGGGCACCAGCGCACCTCCCGGCACGGTCATCCGGAATGAGATCAGGCTCGCGGAGCCGACGAGTTTGCCGCCGTCCCACGCACCGAGCGACCGGTCCATTTCGGTCAGTTCCCGGTGCAGCTCTCGTTCATGGGTTCCCACGGCGGCGAAAGCTCGAAGAATTCCGTCGAACCAGGAGTCCCATTCCGAACCGCTCAGCATGCGCAACTCTGTCGTCATGCGCCTTCTCTAGCAGGGGTTTTGAGCAGCGGCCAACGCATTTCCCCACTCCCGGAGACGGATGCACGTGCAGACGCACGTTCCGTCGTTCTTGCACGTCGCGAACGGAAGTGACGCACTGCTCAAAGGCTCGATAAGGTCCTTCTGCATGGCGGTACGTCGTCCGAGCCTCACACCCCCGAAGGCCCGGTTGCACAAGACGCGAAGAGCGCTGCACCGGGCCAGAACGAGGCTGCGCCGCGGCGCCGTGGACTATTTCCGAGGCGGCGTCTCGGACTGGCTCGCCTTCGGCGCGTTGCTTCTCACCATTCCGCTCCTGACCGCCCTCACGGTCCTCATGCCGGTGTGGGCCGCTCCGGAAGCGCTCGTGCTGCCGCTCATCGCCGGCGGCCTGCTGCTGCGCCCGGCGAGCCTGCTGGCGCTCTACGCGTCGGTGGCGGTGGCCCTCATCGTCGAGTCCGCGATGCTCGGGCCGTACCAGGACGGGGCGGGGCGCGTCACGCCCGGCACCATCCTGGTCGTGGCCACGGCCGGACTTGCGGGTCTCCTCGTCGCGCAGTTCCGCAGCCGCGTCGGCGTGCCCTGGCGGCGCGGCGGCACCATGCTCTTCGACCTCCGCGAGCGCATCCGCGTACAGAGCAAGCTGCCCAGGCTGCCTCGTGGCTGGCACCGCGAGATGGCGCTGCGGCCGGCGGGCGGGCAGTCGTTCTCGGGGGACTTCGTCGTCGCGGCGCGCACGGGCCCGGGGGAGCGCACCCTCGAGGTCGTGCTGACGGACGTGTCCGGGAAGGGTATGGACGCCGGTTCGCGCGCGCTGCTGCTCTCCGGTGCCTTCGGCGGCCTGCTGGGCTCCCTGCCGCCACACGCCTTCCTGCCCGCCGCCAACGGCTATCTGCTGCGTCAGGACTGGGCGGAGGGCTTCGCCACGTCCGTCCATCTCGTCCTCGACCTGGACAGCGGCGACTACGAGCTCTTCTCGGCCGGGCACGTTCCCGCCCTCCAGCGGGGCGCGGGCACCGGCAAGTGGGAGGAGAAGACGGGCGACGGCCCGCTGCTCGGGGTCTACCAGGGCGCCCAGTTCGACCCGGTGAAGGGGACGCTGCTCCCGGGCGACGTGCTGATGCTCTTCACCGACGGCCTCGTGGAGACCTCGGAACGCGACCTGTCGGACGGAATCGACCGGCTCACGGGTGAGGCCGACCGGCACGTCGCCTCGGGCTTCCACGGTGCCGCCTGGCACCTGATCGAGACGGTGGCGCGGGACGTCAACGACGACCGCGCCCTGCTCCTGCTCCGCCGCGGCTGAGCCCCCGCGGGGGAGCTGGGCGGGCAGGAGACGCGGGCCGGTCGCAGACGTCCGTTCGTCGCCACCCGAAGGCGGGCCGCTGCGCGCGCCCCCACGCTGAAGCGGGCCGGTGCGCAGAAGCGCCCGGCCCGCCCGCTGAGCAACTGTTCTCCCGTGCGCCTACTTGGCGTGCTTGCCGCCGCCGCGGGACCCCGCCTTGGACGACGAGCCCGAGCGTGCGTACTCCCCGGAGACCGGGGCGGACCCGCCCGATTCGGCGTGAGCCGGAGCGCCGGGGTCGAACGGCGCGGAGGCCGCCTGAGCCGGCTTCTGCGGAGGCGCGGGTTCCTTCTGGCGTGCGCGGGCCTGCGCACCCGCGTCCTGCCTGAAGAACCACTCCATCTTCGGCTCCATGGCGAAGCGGAAGGCGCGGCGCACCGGCCAGGTGCACAGGACGGTCATCATCACCGCGGCCATCAACGTGATCACCACGCGGCTGACGGGGTGGTCGACCCACTCCATGTCGTACCACTCGAACTCGCGCGAGATCTTGATCGGGTAGACGTGGATCAGATACGCGTACAGCGTTCCGGCGCCGAGGGAGGTGAACCACATGTGGCGACGCGGCACCAGCGCGAGGAACGCGGCGGTCAGCACGAGCCCGCAGCCGAAGGTGGCGAGCGTCATCACGCCGCCGACCCAGGCCGGCGCCCCGAGGTCCTGCGAGGCCTTGTCGTGCAGGAACCAGCCCTTGGACATCCGCGGCACGGCCCAGTAGGCGACGAGCAGCGCACCGGCGAAGACCGGCAGCGCCAGCATCCTGAACCTGCGCCGGGTGACGATCTGGAAGTGCTCGGGCCGCAGTTGGAGGCCGAGCACGAAGAAGGGCAGGAAGGCGGCGATCCGCATCAGGTTCAGATCGCTGTTGATGCTCGGCGTGACGCCCGCCGCGATGGCGACGGCGAGGGCGACGGGCAGCGGCCACCGCATGCTCTTCCACAGCGGGGTCGTCAGCCTCCACAGGAAGAGTGCCACCAGGAACCACAGTGCGAAGCCCGGCTCCTGGTAGTGGAACTCCCGGTCGGGGTTGTCGCTCGCCCACCGCATGAAGAAGGTGTAGATCGTCTGGAAGATCACATACGGCACAAGCACGCCGGTGACGAGCCGCTTGATCTGCCGGGGCTTGCCCTCGAAGCTGCGCGAGAGGTAGCCCGAGACGATGATGAACGCCGGCATGTGGAAGGCGTACAGCACGAAGTAGAGCGCGCCGGCCATGCGGCTGTCGTCGCGCAGGGGATCCCACACGTGTCCGATCGCGACGAGCACGATCGTGAGGTACTTCGCGTTGTCGAGAAAGGGGTCCCGCTGGTCGGCGGGCTTTTTCTTGACCTTGGCCGGCGGCTCCGCGGACGCGTCAGGCGTCGCGGAGGGGGACTCCTGGCGGACCGGGGGGAGCGGTGCCCGCTCATAACCAGCGTGCAACATCTGTCGCACCTTAGTCCTCAAACCTATGAGTCGTAAATTCTTGGCGAGATTCCAACACGCCTACCCGGAACAGTTTTCGACACACGTCGGTGAGCAGGGATTTCGGACCACGGCACCCGATCCGGGCGTCGTTCTGTCGGTACATGTCCGTCTTGACCGGACAATCGGACTGGGCCGAGACGGTCGCGTGGGTACCTCGACGGGGCTTGTTTCACGCACGGGCGGGCCGTTTCCGGAACGCGCTGTGATCGACTCCACAACACCCCGCGATGCGGCGGCAATTCGGCACCGGAGGCGCCGCGGAGCCACGTCCGCTCTTGCACATGTTGCATTATCGCTGCGCAGCGCATTGATCGGTGTGGAGGGTCACGAAATACCGTACGTATTAACTTCCGGCGGGCGGTGGGAGAGGCGTCACGGGTGTGTCCGGGGCGTGTAGAGCGTGTGCGCACGGGGGAGAACCGCAACGACCGGGGAGGGTGGTCCCACGGCCGATGATTCGTCACCCAACTCCACGCACGCGTGACTTGGTGGCACGATGGTCCGCGGCGGGGGCAGTGGTGGCGACGGCCCCTCGGCCGGTGAGGCTTTCCGACCGCAAGGGTGTGATCAGTTGTGGCCATTTCACTGTCTGTGGTGCTGCTGTTGGCAGTCATCCTGGTGGTGATGATCAGGGGTGGCTCGATAAAGGCAGGGCCGGCCATCGTGGCGGTGCTCTTCGGCTTCTTCCTGGCCTCGACCGACATCGCGCCGTCGGTCAACCGGTTCATGAACTCCCTTGCGGACATGATCAACCAGATCAGCTTCTAGCGCGGCGGCGCTCACGCGCGGCCGCGGCCGCACCGCTCTGCCCGAGCCGAGCAGGGGTACAAGAGCACACGGAGCCCGGGGTCACCGTGCACCTGAGGGAAGCCCTGAGGAGGGCATCCCCTCGCGCCGAAGAGCCGGAGCACGCCGAAGGGCCGGCCCCATGTGGGGCCGGCCCTTCGCATTCCGAGCGGGCGACGGGAATCGAACCCGCGTAGCTGGTTTGGAAGACCAGGGCTCTACCATTGAGCTACGCCCGCAAGTGCCCCGCCCCGTACACCGGGCGGTTGAGCCCGGTGCGTGATCCGTCGCAACGGCCTGCGCCGGTACGCCCGTCGGAGCGGTACGGACTGCATCGTAGTGCATCTTCACGCGGCTCACGATCGTGACCTGGCGCCGGTGCGGCCGAGACGTCCCCGACGTGCCGCTACGCGCCGCCGAGGCAACCGGATGCGGCCGAATGTGAGGTCCGTCCTCCTTGCCGTCCCCGGCCGCGAGGAACAGCGGGCTCAACGCCTGCCGAGTCCGCGGTGCACCGCCTTGGCGACGCCCTGGATCGTGCCGACTCCGTAGTCCATCCTCCTGTTGCCCTGCGAGAGAACGGCGATGCCGTAGTCGTTGCCGCCGTGGGTGAAGGCGCCGATGCTGTGGACGCGCCAGGCGCCCGTGGCACGCGGCAGCCAGCCGTTCTTCACGTGGACCGTGGCCGAGTCCGGGGCTCCCGCCGGCACGCCCCAACGCTGGCTCGGCACAACGCGGTTCATGAGGGTGAGGGCATAAGCCCGTGACTCCGCGTTGAGGACCGGGTTGGACGCGGTGAGCAGCCGCAGCAGCTTCACCTGGTCCCGCGCGGTGACCTGGGTGAGGCCCCAGACCCCGTTCCGTCCCGGCTCGGTGTTCCGCATCCCGGCCAGCGACAGGAACTGCGCGAAGCGCTCGCGGCCGATCCGGCGCCACAGGGTGGAGGTCGCCGCGTTGTCCGACCTGGTGACCATCGCGGTGGTGAGATCCACTTCGTCGCGCGTCAGCCTGCGGTCCTCCTCCTGGGCCTTGCGCAGCAGCGCCGCGAGCACCGAGACCTTGACGACGCTGGCCGAGTCGTAGTGCACGTCGGCCCTGAACTCGCATGTGGTGCCGGTGCGCCGGTCGTACACGGCGAGCGCCGAACTGTCCTGACGCGGGCGGATCGCGTCGGCCACGTCGTCAGCCAGCCGTGCCGCCAGACCCGGCTGGGACGAGGTGCACACGACCTGCGCGCCCCCGACCCGGGCCTGTGCTGTGCTCGCCGCGGCGGGGCCGGCCGACGTCAGGACGGTGAGCGTGGACGCGGCGGCGACGGCCGCAGCCGTGGCTCGCCTCGTGGTGGCCGTTGTGCGCGATCCGAACATGGAGGTTCCGTCCCGGTCTGGGCTGCTCTCTGGTTGCGACCTTCCGGCTCCGGCTCCTGACCACTGGAAAGGTGACCGGCCGTCCGGATTGTTCATGTTGCGATGAATGTCACATGATGCTGGAGGCGCTCGGACGGCGACAGGTGCGCCACGCGGGGCTGCCGCCGTTCGTGCTCTGAGCACGGCGGAAGCACCGTGACGGCTTACGACTGGGCCCCCCTGCGCCGCACCGGGGAGTGCCCGGCGCCTGCCGCCCGGCGGTGCGACGGCCAGGCTCGTGCGAAGGAGCACGGGCGACCGTTCAAGTGTCACCCACTCCTGGGGTTCCTCCTCCGTGGGCGGCATCTCTGGCTCCGCGAGGCGGGCACGTGATCGCACGCCGTCGGAGATGCCGGGCGGATCCGAGGCACTCGGCGCGGTCCGTCGTGGAGGGCCGGTGAGGCCGGCCGCGGGGAAGGGCCCGCCGCACGATCCGACCCCGGGCTCAACCCCGATTCCGCTTCCGCGGACCCCGGGACGAAAGCTGATGTCGCCGGGACCCGGGACGGGAGGAGAGCCGGGCGCGGCCTCGTAGAAGGCCATGTACTCTACGTGTCGCACCGGCGGGGTGTGGCGCAGCTTGGTAGCGCGTCCGCTTTGGGAGCGGAAGGTCGTCGGTTCGAATCCGGCCACCCCGACCACGTACTATGCAAGACGCGCGCGCCAGTGTCGTGTCCGGATTCCGAGCGGTTTGCGGGGCACCCGGCAGAGCGTTATTCCCCCAAGAAGTCAGCCCCAAGGAGACCGACCGTGAAGAGCGCCGTGGAGACCCTGAACCCCACCCGGGTTCGGCTCACAGTCGAGGTGCCCTTCGAGGAGCTCAAGGACAGCCTCGACGCGGCGTACAAGAAGATCAACCAGCAGGTCACCGTTCCCGGTTTCCGTAAGGGAAAGATCCCTGCCCGGGTGATCGACCAGCGGTTCGGACGCGGGGCGGTGCTGGAGGAAGCGGTCAACGACGCGCTTCCGAAGCTCTACCAGTCGGCTGTCGAGGAGGGCGAGCTGAACCCGCTGGGTCAGCCCGAGGTCGACATCACCGATCTGAAGGACAACGAGCTGCTGTCCTTCACGGCCGAGGTCGACATCCGCCCCGAGATCACGATCCCCGACTACTCGGGCATCGAGGTCGAGGTCGAGGCCGCCGAGGTCTCCGACGAGGACGTGGACAAGGCCGTCGAGCAGCTGCGTGAGCGCTTCGCCTCCACCACGGTCGTCGAGCGTGCCGCGGCCGACGGCGACGTGGTCAAGGTCGACCTGGAGGCCAAGGTCGACGGCGAGGTCCTCGAGGACGGCGTCGCGGAAGGCGTCGACTACACGATCGGCTCCGGCGAGCTCCTCGACGGCATCGACGCCGCCGTCACCGGTCTCGAGGCGGGCGGCGAGTCCACCTTCACCTCCGAGCTCAAGGGCGGCTCCGCCGCCGGCAAGGAGGCCGAGGTCTCCGTCAAGGTGCAGACGGTCTCCTCGCGCGAACTGCCCGCCCTGGACGATGACTTCGCCCAGCTGGCCAGCGAGTTCGACACGCTCGAGGAGCTGCGCGAGGACAGCCGCAAGCGCCTCGGCCAGCAGAAGAAGTACGAGCAGGCCACCGAGGCGCAGGAGAAGGTGCTGGACGCCCTCCTCGGCCTCGTCGAGGTTCCCGTCCCGGACAAGCTGCTGGCGGAGGAGGTCGGCACCCGCAAGGACAACCTCGTCAACAACCAGCTCGGTCAGATGGGCCTCGACCTCGCGACGTACCTGCAGATGCAGGACAAGTCCGAGGAGGACTTCGACGCGGAGCTCAAGGAGCAGGCGGAGAAGGGCATCCGCACCCAGTTCGTGCTCGACGAGCTGGTCACCAAGGAGAAGCTCAACGTCAGCCAGGAAGAGCTGACCGAGCACCTGATGCGCCGTGCCCAGTCCTCGGGCATGAGCCCGGACCAGTTCGCGCAGGCAGTCGTCGAGGGCGGCCAGGTGCCGATGCTCGTCGGCGAGGTGGCGCGCGGCAAGGCGCTGGCCACCGTCGTCGAGAAGGCGACCGTCAAGGACAGCAACGGCGAGACGGTCGACCTCGACGACGAAGAGGACGAGACCGCCGAGACGGTCCAGGCCGAGTCCGGCGAGACGGTCCAGGCCGAGTCCGGCGAGGAGTCCGCAGAGGCCACCGCGGCGGCCGCCGAGGAGACCTCGGAGAAGGGCTCCGACGAGGAGCAGGAGAAGAAGTCGGAGGGCTGACCCTCCCTCTCACCGCCCTCTCGCAGCACTCACTCGAGTACGACGGCCGGGGCCCGCGCACCAGTTCGTGCGCGGGCTTCGGGGCTGCACAGAGGGCCCATGGGACCTGCGCTGACAGCGAACAGCTCCCGATGCGGGATGGCTCCGTCGGTGCCTCGCGTTAGGGTCCCAAGTGCATGAAGACCCCAGAGACGGCACGCCTTCGGCTACCGTCCGGACACGAGCAGGTGGACACGTGACGCTTCCGATGCCTTCCGCCGCCGCTGAGCACCTTGGTGGTGGCCTCGGCGACCAGGTCTACAACCGGCTGCTCAACGAGCGGATCATCTTCCTCGGCCAGCCCGTCGACGACGAGATCGCCAACCAGATCACCGCTCAGTTGCTGCTCCTGGCGGCCGACCCGGACAAGGACATCTTCCTTTACATCAACAGCCCCGGTGGCTCGATCCAGGCCGGCATGGCGATCTACGACACCATGCAGTACATCAAGAACGACGTGGTCACCATCGCCATGGGCCTCGCCGCCTCGATGGGCCAGTTCCTGCTGAGCGCGGGCACCCACGGCAAGCGTTTCGCGCTGCCGAACGCGGACATCCTGATCCACCAGCCCTCGGCCGGCCTGGCGGGCTCCGCCTCGGACATCAAGATCCACGCCGAGCAGCTGCTCCGCACGAAGAAGAAGATGGCGGAGCTCTCGGCCCAGCACACAGGCCAGTCCGTCGAGCAGTGGACCCGTGACGCCGACCGCGACCGCTGGTTCTCCGCCGAGGAGGCCAAGGAGTACGGCCTGATCGACGAGGTGTACGGCAGGGCGGCACAGCTTCCGGGAGGCGGCGGTACGGGCGCGTGAGCCGCGCCGCAGGACAGCAGGCTCAGCAGCAGCGCAGCGACCGCAGTCAGCCCATCACCAGGAGAAGGCTCCGATGACCAAACTTTCCGGACTCCCCGCCTCCGGCGGTTTCCCCGGCGCGGAGAGCACGTACGCCTCACAGGGCCGCTACACGGGCCCGCAGCCCGAGTCCCGCTACATCGTCCCGCGGTTCGTCGAGCGCACCTCGCAGGGTGTGCGCGAGTACGACCCGTACGCGAAGCTCTTCGAGGAGCGCGTGATCTTCCTGGGCGTCCAGATCGACGACGCCTCGGCCAACGACATCATGGCGCAGCTGCTGTGCCTGGAGTCGATGGACCCGGACAGGGACATCTCGCTCTACATCAACTCGCCCGGCGGCTCCTTCACGGCGCTCACGGCGATCTACGACACGATGCAGTTCGTGAAGCCGGACATTCAGACGGTCTGCATGGGGCAGGCGGCCTCCGCCGCCGCGGTGCTCCTCGCCGCCGGTACTCCCGGCAAGCGGATGGCGCTTCCCAACGCCCGCATCCTGATCCACCAGCCCTACAGCGAGACGGGCCGCGGTCAGGTCTCCGACCTGGAGATCGCCGCGAACGAGATCCAGCGCATGCGGATCCAGCTGGAGGAGATGCTGGCGAAGCACTCCACCAAGGAGATCGAGCAGATCCGCGACGACATCGAGCGTGACAAGATCCTCACGGCCGAGGAGTCGCTGGAGTACGGGCTGATCGACCAGATCGTCTCCACCCGCAAGTCGTCCGTCGGCATGGGAGTCTGACGCAGGCGCATGTCACTTTCCCCCTTGGGACGCCTCTACCGAGTCGTCCCAAGGGGGGCCCAATTCGACGGCTCGGCAGGGTACCGTCGTCAG
It contains:
- a CDS encoding biotin transporter BioY; its protein translation is MSALTPAADPRPGAVLADALTPDTATLTGPRAHVRDAVLVLGGAALTGVAAQLAVPVPGSPVPVTGQTFAALLVGAGLGARRGFLAMALYTLAGAAGMPWFAEASSGAAMPSFGYVLGMLLAATVVGALARRGGDRGPLRTAGTMAVGMALTYAVGVPYLALATGMSASEAVAAGLVPFLVGDLLKAGLAMVALPGAWKLAGRRG
- a CDS encoding ribose-5-phosphate isomerase, coding for MRVYLGSDHAGYELKNRLVEWLRSAGHEPVDCGPHIYDAADDYPPFCLRAAERTAQDSEAMGIVVGGSGNGEQMAANKVKGVRCALAWSEETASLAREHNNANVVSLGARMHTTDEALKFVETFLNTPFSHGDRHERRIDMLSAYEITGQLPPVPPHHPES
- a CDS encoding Fpg/Nei family DNA glycosylase — protein: MPEGHTIHRLAQDCLESFGGRKVRAASPQGKFSDGAALVDGQVLTDAEAHGKHLFLGFDGAGWVHVHLGLYGKFTFGAGPAPAPVGQVRLRLVGEGDGGGEASGVHADLRGPTRCELITEDEKQAVEERLGPDPLRADADPERAWARVSRSRTTIAALLMDQKIVAGVGNVYRAEVLFRHGIDPYRPGRGLSRTEWDAIWADLVELMHEGVHNNRIDTVRPHHTPEAMGRAPRVDDHGGEVYVYRRAGMECHVCGEPVRTAALAARNLFWCPACQPA
- a CDS encoding GNAT family N-acetyltransferase, producing the protein MTTELRMLSGSEWDSWFDGILRAFAAVGTHERELHRELTEMDRSLGAWDGGKLVGSASLISFRMTVPGGALVPSAGLSMVHVAPTHRRRGILRSMMRRQLDETREAGAEPLSLLTASEPDIYGRFGYGMAARRLDADIDTTRVTLRPPPGSDRLRMRLADDAASVSDACESVYARRVPERAGMLERAPGWERRPLLDDPESRGGATKLACVLAEDESGEVRGYARYALKGSWDEDGVPRGTVLLRDLEALDTAAYGAVWRYLFEIDLMAGISVRDRPVDDPWLHMVGDRVRLCRPRWRDSLFARPVEVGAALAARAYTVPVDVVLDVEDTFCPWNEGRWRLSGDAGGATCERTGDAADLALSVRELGEAYLGGTALRTLGAAGRVRELRPGALNAASTAFATDQAPWLSHGF
- a CDS encoding PP2C family protein-serine/threonine phosphatase, yielding MAVRRPSLTPPKARLHKTRRALHRARTRLRRGAVDYFRGGVSDWLAFGALLLTIPLLTALTVLMPVWAAPEALVLPLIAGGLLLRPASLLALYASVAVALIVESAMLGPYQDGAGRVTPGTILVVATAGLAGLLVAQFRSRVGVPWRRGGTMLFDLRERIRVQSKLPRLPRGWHREMALRPAGGQSFSGDFVVAARTGPGERTLEVVLTDVSGKGMDAGSRALLLSGAFGGLLGSLPPHAFLPAANGYLLRQDWAEGFATSVHLVLDLDSGDYELFSAGHVPALQRGAGTGKWEEKTGDGPLLGVYQGAQFDPVKGTLLPGDVLMLFTDGLVETSERDLSDGIDRLTGEADRHVASGFHGAAWHLIETVARDVNDDRALLLLRRG
- a CDS encoding acyltransferase family protein, whose protein sequence is MLHAGYERAPLPPVRQESPSATPDASAEPPAKVKKKPADQRDPFLDNAKYLTIVLVAIGHVWDPLRDDSRMAGALYFVLYAFHMPAFIIVSGYLSRSFEGKPRQIKRLVTGVLVPYVIFQTIYTFFMRWASDNPDREFHYQEPGFALWFLVALFLWRLTTPLWKSMRWPLPVALAVAIAAGVTPSINSDLNLMRIAAFLPFFVLGLQLRPEHFQIVTRRRFRMLALPVFAGALLVAYWAVPRMSKGWFLHDKASQDLGAPAWVGGVMTLATFGCGLVLTAAFLALVPRRHMWFTSLGAGTLYAYLIHVYPIKISREFEWYDMEWVDHPVSRVVITLMAAVMMTVLCTWPVRRAFRFAMEPKMEWFFRQDAGAQARARQKEPAPPQKPAQAASAPFDPGAPAHAESGGSAPVSGEYARSGSSSKAGSRGGGKHAK
- a CDS encoding serine hydrolase; translation: MFGSRTTATTRRATAAAVAAASTLTVLTSAGPAAASTAQARVGGAQVVCTSSQPGLAARLADDVADAIRPRQDSSALAVYDRRTGTTCEFRADVHYDSASVVKVSVLAALLRKAQEEDRRLTRDEVDLTTAMVTRSDNAATSTLWRRIGRERFAQFLSLAGMRNTEPGRNGVWGLTQVTARDQVKLLRLLTASNPVLNAESRAYALTLMNRVVPSQRWGVPAGAPDSATVHVKNGWLPRATGAWRVHSIGAFTHGGNDYGIAVLSQGNRRMDYGVGTIQGVAKAVHRGLGRR